One part of the Quercus lobata isolate SW786 chromosome 7, ValleyOak3.0 Primary Assembly, whole genome shotgun sequence genome encodes these proteins:
- the LOC115951293 gene encoding protein STRICTOSIDINE SYNTHASE-LIKE 10-like — MDSKFRVTIAATLAVLSIILGLLNPANKTVSLFAPSTIPGSHDQLHKAEIIQVTGALGPESLAFDPNGEGPYTGVADGRILKWQGPALGWTDFAFTTSNRKECFRPFAPEMEHVCGRPLGLRFEKKTGNLYIADAYFGLQVVGPAGGLATQVVTEVEGQPLCFTNDMDIDEHEDVIYFTDTSRSFQRRQFMSSILNLDKTGRLLKYNKSNKEVTVLLDDLAFANGVALSNDRSFVLVAETTTCRIVRLWLHGPNAGKSDIFAELPGFPDNVRRNSKGEFWVALHAKKGLFARWILSNSWVGNTLLRLPLSFKQLHSLLIGGKAHATAIKLSEEGKVLEVLEDSEGKTIRIISEVEEKDGKLWIGSVLMPFVGIYNVH, encoded by the exons atggactCAAAGTTTAGAGTGACTATAGCAGCAACACTAGCAGTGCTTTCCATCATCTTGGGTCTGTTAAACCCAGCCAATAAAACTGTCAGTCTCTTTGCACCATCAACAATTCCTGGGTCCCATGACCAGCTTCACAAAGCAGAGATTATACAAGTAACTGGAGCTTTGGGACCAGAGAGCCTAGCTTTTGATCCCAATGGAGAAGGGCCCTACACTGGTGTGGCTGATGGTCGGATTCTCAAATGGCAAGGTCCTGCCCTTGGTTGGACTGATTTTGCTTTCACCACTTCTAATAG GAAGGAGTGTTTTCGTCCATTTGCACCAGAAATGGAGCATGTATGTGGGAGGCCTTTGGGACTAcgatttgaaaagaaaactggAAATCTCTATATTGCTGATGCCTACTTCGGTCTTCAAGTAGTAGGGCCTGCTGGTGGTTTGGCTACTCAAGTGGTCACTGAAGTTGAAGGCCAGCCCTTATGCTTCACGAATGATATGGATATTGATGAGCATGAAGATGTGATTTATTTCACAGATACAAGCAGAAGTTTCCAAAGAAG GCAATTCATGTCATCAATCCTAAATTTAGACAAGACAGGCAGGTTACTTAAATAcaataaatcaaacaaagaagTAACAGTCTTACTAGATGACCTTGCTTTTGCCAATGGAGTAGCATTGAGCAATGACCGCTCATTTGTACTTGTAGCCGAAACCACTACTTGTCGAATCGTTAGGCTCTGGCTTCATGGCCCTAATGCTGGAAAGTCTGATATTTTTGCTGAGCTTCCAGGATTTCCAGATAATGTAAGAAGAAATTCAAAAGGGGAGTTTTGGGTTGCCTTACATGCGAAAAAAGGACTTTTCGCAAGGTGGATTCTGTCTAACTCATGGGTTGGAAACACACTGTTAAGACTTCCACTTAGCTTCAAACAGCTACACTCACTATTAATAGGAGGAAAGGCCCATGCCACTGCTATAAAATTAAGTGAGGAAGGAAAAGTTTTGGAAGTTTTAGAAGATAGTGAAGGAAAGACCATAAGGATTATCAGTGAAGTGGAAGAGAAAGACGGGAAGTTGTGGATTGGATCAGTATTGATGCCTTTTGTTGGCATTTATAATGTgcattaa